CAACAGCTAGATTCACCTTTTGGGAAAACAACTGTAATTTAGTGATGTGGATAATAAACGTCTGAGGTGCGAGTGCTTTGACAATACCTGTCACCAGAAATACACTACCAACCACTAAAGTACTGATGAGAGAAATTGAATACATACTGAAGAGCGATCGCCACTTAATTGTAATAGATAATTAAAGCACAAAAGGCTACTACAGTGAACAGTAAACAGTGAGTCCAGTGCTGCAGAGAGAAGTGCCTTGCGCGGGTTCCCCGCGTTGTGGCAACTTCGGAGAGGGTTTCCCGACAGAGGCATCTGGCGTAAGCGCAAAGCGCACGCTGCGCGAACGCCGTAAGGCGTGCGCTCTGCGCACACCCGAAGGGTAAACAAGGGGTGGACGAGTCCGTTTCCTGCCTGATAACTGATCACTGATAACTGTTAATTTAATACACACCAGTCCAAGAGCGAAAAAGAGGAATAATGTAAGAAATAGGTGCCACTTCTCCAACTTTGACGCGGACTTGCGTAGTCGTACCTGACGAGATTTGTAGTGCTGGTCCATTAGAAGAAGACCATTTGTAACCGCTGACAGTGTTTGGGTCTTTTTGTAGTTCGACGAAAACTTGCACACGAGCCGCGTTACTATTAGCAAGGCTTTTAGCTATGTCTTCATTGCCAACTTGCGCCACAATATCGCCAGTTGTCACAGGGAAGGGAGAAACTCTTGTTACCGTTCCAACAATTCCACCAAAGCGATCGCGCTTAACAACGCTAGGTGTAACCTGTACTGTCATACCTGGTTTTATTTGTTTGCCATCCTTATCAGCAAAGTAAACAAGACTTGTTAGTTTGGCTTTGGAGTCAAGAGCTTCGATTGTCCCAATACGAGTGCCAGAATTGACAATTTGACCAGCCAGAACCCCTACTTCTAAAACGCGACCATCGTATTTACTAATAACTTGGCTTGATTGAGCTAATTGCAATTTTAACTGAGCAATCTTGCGTTTAACATCCTGAATATGATTTAATTGATTGATTGACTTTTCTAAATCTTGTTGAACTAATTTAGTTTTTTGGGTTTCGATATCTTGAATTTTGGTTTTGATTTCATCAAGCTTATTCATATTTTGTAGATAATCGCGCTCTGCATTTGTTCTTTGAACTTCAAGCTCTTGAATATTATTTTTGATCTCGTCAGTTTTACTCAAATTTTGTAGATATTCACGTTCACTAGTTGTTTTTTGAACATCAAGGTCTTTGAGTTGTGTTGAAATCTCTGATATTTCCTTCTGAGCGCTTAATAATTCCTGCTGAGATTGCAGTAGTGTATCTTGGCTAATAATCTTCTGTTCAAAAAGACTACGACGAGTTTCAACTCGTTGTTGCAAGGTTTGTAGCAATGCAGTGATTTGTTGCTTTTGCTGTTCAAGGCTTTTGCTTTTTTGTGCTAGTGCAGTGAGAGTTTGTTTGTACAGCACTGGTGCGACTTTTTCTCTGGACACACTTTGCTCAAGGCTTTCTCGTTTTTGCTTTAACGCTTCAAGGGTTTGTGAATGTAGCACTGGTGCGACTGATTCTCGACGCAAGGTTTGTTCAAAGTCTTTTTGCTGCTGTTGAAGCGTTCTTAGCGCCAGCACTGTTTGCTGCTTTTGCAGTCTATCGGTGTTTAGATTCTGCTCTAGAAGTTGGTTTAACTTTCCTTGTTCTTGTTGTAGTTGTTGCCTAATATTGGATTGGTCGATGATGGCGAGTACTTGACCTTGTCTAACCACATCTCCTGGCTTGATATTTAAAGCTAATAATTGACCAGCACTGAGTGTTTGAAATGGCACCACATGACGAGGTCGGCTCAACACGCCGGAACCTGTGACAGTGAGTGGAATTCGCCCGACTACACTCCAAATACCAGCTATAACGACCAAAAAGCCCATAGAAATCAAAGGTAACCAAACTTGCTGGCTTGTGACCTGCATCATCTGGTCAAGTTGTTCTGGTGATGACAGCTGTTCTAGCGCTTCTTCTCGGAAGAGTTTGCTTGTTTTATCTTGCATCTTAATCTATTCTTATCAGGACTTACGCTACTGTCAGGTAATATACATAGTTTTCACGCATTGCACGAGTGTAGTCGTCAGCGCCCACATTCTTCACATACAGCTATTTTGGGACTTACGCACTCGCTACGAAAAAAAGCAGGATGGGAATTGCTTCCCTATGCTTAACGGCACGCTGCGCTAATAGTCGCTGTGGACAATAGTTACGTTGTTTGTGCGTAAGTCCTGTATATGTTTCCATTTTAACTCTACAACGAGTCGCACTTCTGGCAAAACTCAACTCCTTTGTAAGATAAGAAGCTGGCAACTAATTTCTACACTCGTTGTTTTAAGAGCTTGGTGACAACTGCAATTAATTGACTTGGCTCCACTGGTTTAGATATATGTGCATCGAACCCATTTGCCAGAGCCTTTTGGCAATCAGCTTCGCTAGCATACGCTGTGAGTGCGATTGCACTAATCTGTCCTCCTTGGTCTTGAGGTAATTTCCGGATTTGACGTATGAGCATATATCCGTCCATTTCTGGCATCCCAATATCGCTGATCAACAGAACTGGCTGCCATTGTTGTATAACTCGTAGCGCCTCTTCTGCTGATGATACTGCTATCACATCTGCCCCTTCCTGCTCCAACACAAAGGCAGTGAATTCCAATGAATCAGGTTCGTCGTCTACAACCATGACCCGTAAGCCAGTTAGAATTGAGGAACTCTCAGCACAGGAGAAATTTTTGCCTTGGTCTTTTTTGTCGCCGTAGTCCTTGGTTGTTTGAATCAGTGGTAGCTGCACTGTAAAAGTCGCCCCCTGTCCTTCCCCTAAACTATCCGCCATCACAGTACCGCCATGCATTTCTACGATATTACGGGCGATCGCCAGCCCCAATCCTAAGCCACCAAATTGGCGCGTGGTGGTGCTATCTGCTTGACGGAATGATTCAAACACGTAAGGCAGAAACTCTGGATTGATGCCCTTACCTGTATCACTCACTGTGATTTGAGCTATTGACGCAACTTCCTGCAAGCGAACTTCTACTCGACCGCCATTGGGAGTGAACTTGACAGCATTGGAGAGAAAATTCCAAAATACTTGTTGCAGCCGAGTCGCATCGCCTGAAACTTGCCACACACCAACTTCTAATATTGGTTGCAGTTCAATAGATTTTGCTTGTGCTGCCAAGCGGACAGTTTCTAAGGCGGAGGAAATCACAGTAGTTAAATCTATTGCAGAAACATTGAGTTTGAGTTTGCCTTGTAAAATCCGCGAAACATCCAGCAAATCTTCAATCAGTTGAGCTTGTGCTTGGGCATTGCGTTCGATAATTTCTAAAGCTTGCGTCGTCTTGTTTGCGTCAAGCTTGCGGGTTTTCAAGATTTTAGACCAGCCTAAGATTGGATTAAGCGGCGATCGCAACTCATGGGAGAGAACTGCCAAAAACTCATCTTTAACTCGATTTGCTCGTTCGGCTTCACTTCGGGCGACTTGTTCGAGTTGCAGGATGCGATCGCGCTCACTGGCTAAGCGGACGCGCTCACTTACGTCCATAATTAGAGATAGCACAGACACCAGATTACCCGATTCGTCTGTTAACGTTGAGTTGTACCACTCACAATAAACCACCGAGCCATCCTTAGCATAGTTGCGATTACAGCAAACAGTTTGCGCTTCATCACCACTGAGGATACGCCGGACAACATTACTCACGGCGGCTGCATCCTCCGGATAAATGAATTGCCATTCACTCATTTGCTTGCCCAATATTTCCTGCGCTGTCCAGCCGAAAATATTCTCTGCTGACTCGGACCAACGGATAATTCGCAAGTCGCTATCCCATTCAATCACCCCTAGGGGAGAATTTTCGACATGAAAGTTGAGCTTTTGCAAAGCATTTTGCAATGCTTCCTCTGCGTATTTGCGAGCAGTAATGTCTTGATCGGTGCCAACATAGCCGATGATTTCGCCTAACTGAGAACGGATAGCTGCTGCATTTGCCTGTACCCAATGCGTTCCGCCTTGAGGCGTTAAGAAGCGGAACTCCATTGAAAACTCACTTCCTTCTTGCGTGCAACGGTTCCACTCTGCCCAAACTTGCTCGCGATCATCAGGATGAACTGCCCTTGCCCAGCCATCACCCAAACTTTCTTGTAAACTTAAACCAGCAATTGCTTGCCATTGAGGGTTAGTATAAAGACAATGACCTGCCCCATCAGTTTGAAAAATCCCAATCGGAGCGAAGGCACTAAGCAAGCGAAATCGCTCCTCACTCTCGCGTAGGGCTTCTTGAGCCTGTTTGCGAGCGGTGATATCCAAGTCTATCCCTGTCATGCGGACTGGTCTGCCAGTTTGATCATAAAAGACCTGCCCTTGACTGACTGCCCAGCGAATTCTACCACTAGGACAGAAAAAGCGGAACTCAATGTCATACGGTTCTCTGTGTTCTACTGCACGGGCGATCGCTTTCTGTACTTGTGCTCGATCCTCTGGGTGCAGCAAGTTAAGAAAGGTTTCATAGCGACCATCAAACTCTCCCGCTTCCATTCCAAACAAGCGTTCGAGGCTAGCAGACCAAACAATTTGGTTGGTCAGGATATTCCAGTCCCAAATCCCCATCCTTGCTGCATCGAGTGCTAGCCGCAATCGCTCTTCACTTACTTGTAGCGCCTGCTGAGTCTGCTGACGCTCCAACAATTCCATTTGTGCTTGCTGATACAGCTGTGATTGTTGGATGGCAATCCCAACCTGAGTTGCCAATTGAGTCAGCAGGCTAATTTCCATTGCTTGCCACTGCCGAGGTGCTCTACACTCATGGGCAATCAACAGACCCCAGAGTTGAGGTGTAGAAGAGGCATGATCAATTTCTAATTCTTGAGTGTTATTTCCTACATTCAATAAAACTGGTACGACTAAGTTTGCTCGTACCTGAAACTGAGCGAGTAAGTTGACGTGACAGGGATCGATGTCGCCATTATGAATGTCTGTTCTTGCCGTGGCTTGCCCTTGTAGATAAGAACTGATGTCGCTTGTGGCAAGGCATGTATCATACATGCTAGTTGACAAGATTGGTGTCCAACCCGACTCTACTGACTCTACAACCACTTTACCGTTGCCGTCTGGTTGCAACTCGAACATAATCACCCGGTCTGTTTGTAAGAACTGCCGTACTAGCTCTACAGTGGTGTTGAGAATTGTGTCCAAGTCGAGGGATTGCCGAATTTGCCCAGCTATCTGTGTGACAATCCGCTCTGACTTTAGTTGTTGTTCCAGGGCTGCTTGGCTTTGTTGCAATTGCTGCTGTAATCGCGCATTCTTAATGGCGCTTTTGACTGCCAACCGTAATGCCTCTGAAGTTGTCTTACCCTTAATCAGATAGTCTTGAGCGCCACGTTTCATTGCTTGCACGGCAACGAATTCATCGCCTTGGCCTGTTAACATGACCACAGGTGGGTGATTCTTGCCAATCTGATCCTGCAACTGGCTCAAAAACTCTAATCCGTCTAAATCCGGCAACAAGAAATCGATCAAGATCACATCTGGTTGTTCTTGGAGACATAAACTCAACCCTGCCTCGCCAGTTTCTTGTTCCAAAATCCTGTATTGATACTCGACTTCTTGCAGTAAGTAGCGGCGATAGGCAAACCTGTCCTCTGCACTATCGTCGATAATCAAAATTTTCACTGGTTGTTGTGTATCCATCCACTGCTGCAAGAAGTAGGAGTTTCAATATTTTAGAAAAATTTCTCAAAAAATTCTTTAATTTTAGTTTGTTCGAGACCGCTTTCTCGATTTTTCGTCTTTGATGGATAGCTGTGCATAACTATCCATAAGCTTGTGGAAGCGTAGTGATCTCGAACCAATATTGAATAAATACCTCGATCGTTTCCTTAAGCTTGCTAAGATCTATCGGCTTGACAATATAACCATTTACTCCATGCTCGTAACATACATCAATATCTTTAGGATTAGAAGATGTTGTAAAAATAATGACGGGAATCATTTTAAGATCTGCGTTTTGCTTGATTGTAATCAACACATCTCGTCCGTCCATACCTGGTAAATTCAGATCGAGCAGAATTATACCTGGACGCGATCGCGAGGTATGATTCGCGTACTCACCTACTTGAAAGAGATACTCTAATGCATCTTCCCCATCTACGCAACGGTAGATGGGAGCATGAAGTGAGGATTTGCGGAGTATCCGTCTAAACGCTTCAAAATCCTCGTCACTGTCTTCAACTACTAATAAGCTATTGTTCTGCACTGGCTTCATAAAGTTGATTTGTTCGCGCTAAGGCAAAGTAGAAAGTACTGCCTTCTCCATAAGTTGACTCAACCCATATTCTACCGTTATGACGTTCAACTATCTTCTTTGCAATGGTTAATCCGGCCCCCGTACCACCCCCATAGTGATTTTTGCCGTGCAGTCGTTTGAAAATACGGAAAATAGTTTCAAGATACTGTTTTTTAATTCCGATGCCATTGTCGCGCACATAGAATATGATCGCTATCTCTCCATCGTGAGAGTTTTGTGGTTGTAGGCAGTTTTTGG
This portion of the Brasilonema sennae CENA114 genome encodes:
- a CDS encoding NHLP bacteriocin system secretion protein, producing MQDKTSKLFREEALEQLSSPEQLDQMMQVTSQQVWLPLISMGFLVVIAGIWSVVGRIPLTVTGSGVLSRPRHVVPFQTLSAGQLLALNIKPGDVVRQGQVLAIIDQSNIRQQLQQEQGKLNQLLEQNLNTDRLQKQQTVLALRTLQQQQKDFEQTLRRESVAPVLHSQTLEALKQKRESLEQSVSREKVAPVLYKQTLTALAQKSKSLEQQKQQITALLQTLQQRVETRRSLFEQKIISQDTLLQSQQELLSAQKEISEISTQLKDLDVQKTTSEREYLQNLSKTDEIKNNIQELEVQRTNAERDYLQNMNKLDEIKTKIQDIETQKTKLVQQDLEKSINQLNHIQDVKRKIAQLKLQLAQSSQVISKYDGRVLEVGVLAGQIVNSGTRIGTIEALDSKAKLTSLVYFADKDGKQIKPGMTVQVTPSVVKRDRFGGIVGTVTRVSPFPVTTGDIVAQVGNEDIAKSLANSNAARVQVFVELQKDPNTVSGYKWSSSNGPALQISSGTTTQVRVKVGEVAPISYIIPLFRSWTGVY
- a CDS encoding PAS domain-containing protein, with protein sequence MDTQQPVKILIIDDSAEDRFAYRRYLLQEVEYQYRILEQETGEAGLSLCLQEQPDVILIDFLLPDLDGLEFLSQLQDQIGKNHPPVVMLTGQGDEFVAVQAMKRGAQDYLIKGKTTSEALRLAVKSAIKNARLQQQLQQSQAALEQQLKSERIVTQIAGQIRQSLDLDTILNTTVELVRQFLQTDRVIMFELQPDGNGKVVVESVESGWTPILSTSMYDTCLATSDISSYLQGQATARTDIHNGDIDPCHVNLLAQFQVRANLVVPVLLNVGNNTQELEIDHASSTPQLWGLLIAHECRAPRQWQAMEISLLTQLATQVGIAIQQSQLYQQAQMELLERQQTQQALQVSEERLRLALDAARMGIWDWNILTNQIVWSASLERLFGMEAGEFDGRYETFLNLLHPEDRAQVQKAIARAVEHREPYDIEFRFFCPSGRIRWAVSQGQVFYDQTGRPVRMTGIDLDITARKQAQEALRESEERFRLLSAFAPIGIFQTDGAGHCLYTNPQWQAIAGLSLQESLGDGWARAVHPDDREQVWAEWNRCTQEGSEFSMEFRFLTPQGGTHWVQANAAAIRSQLGEIIGYVGTDQDITARKYAEEALQNALQKLNFHVENSPLGVIEWDSDLRIIRWSESAENIFGWTAQEILGKQMSEWQFIYPEDAAAVSNVVRRILSGDEAQTVCCNRNYAKDGSVVYCEWYNSTLTDESGNLVSVLSLIMDVSERVRLASERDRILQLEQVARSEAERANRVKDEFLAVLSHELRSPLNPILGWSKILKTRKLDANKTTQALEIIERNAQAQAQLIEDLLDVSRILQGKLKLNVSAIDLTTVISSALETVRLAAQAKSIELQPILEVGVWQVSGDATRLQQVFWNFLSNAVKFTPNGGRVEVRLQEVASIAQITVSDTGKGINPEFLPYVFESFRQADSTTTRQFGGLGLGLAIARNIVEMHGGTVMADSLGEGQGATFTVQLPLIQTTKDYGDKKDQGKNFSCAESSSILTGLRVMVVDDEPDSLEFTAFVLEQEGADVIAVSSAEEALRVIQQWQPVLLISDIGMPEMDGYMLIRQIRKLPQDQGGQISAIALTAYASEADCQKALANGFDAHISKPVEPSQLIAVVTKLLKQRV
- a CDS encoding response regulator; this translates as MKPVQNNSLLVVEDSDEDFEAFRRILRKSSLHAPIYRCVDGEDALEYLFQVGEYANHTSRSRPGIILLDLNLPGMDGRDVLITIKQNADLKMIPVIIFTTSSNPKDIDVCYEHGVNGYIVKPIDLSKLKETIEVFIQYWFEITTLPQAYG